TCTACACCCTGAGCCCGATGGCGGTGTTTTATGGCGGCAGCCTGAGCACGCCGCCGCGAGCTCAGTAGGCGCTGCCGCCGGACTGGCTGCTGGTCAGGCTGCCGCCGCTGGCGCTGAGGAAGTAGGGGCTGATCTGCAGCGTGCCGCTGCTCCAGTTGCCCAGATCGAAGCTGCCGCTGCTGGCGCTCAGTTTCTCCACACGCAGGCTGCTGAAGGCCAGGGGCTTTTTGGCTTGCACGGTGGTGGGGGCGAGGGTGGGCAGCACGAAATAGGCATGGCTGCTGCCGTGCACGCGGGCAATGCGGTTGTCCACCACCACGGCCGTGCCTTCGTCCACGCCGATACCGCGTGCGCGGCCCAGCGGCATCAGCCCGTCCTGGATCATGCGGGCCAGAAAGGTTGCCAGCCGACCCATGCGGTCGCGGGCGACCAGGTGCGAGTCCATCAGCGTGCCGTCCAGGCCGGATAGCCCGACAATGAAGCCGGTGTCCAGCGTCAGCGTGCGGTCATAGGGGTTGCTCAGTGCCTGGGCCGAGGTGATGGAGCCATTCAGGGCGCTGTAGTCCACATCGCCCAGCACGGCCAGGCCGGCGCTGGTGCCACCAAAGGGCACGCGGCGGTCGCGCAGGGCCTTGAGCGTGCTGTCCAGACGGGACCCCTTCCACAGCTTGATGTAGGTGCTTTGGTCCCCGCCCGCGATGAACAGCACATCGGCCTTGGCGACGATGGCGTTCAGGGCCGGATCGTCGGCACCGGTGCGGTTCTTGATCACGAATGACTCCACCGAGTCCACGCCCGGCATCGCCAGCAAATAGGGGTTGTAGCCATCGGCGCCGGACGTG
Above is a window of Inhella inkyongensis DNA encoding:
- a CDS encoding cyanophycinase, whose product is MPIAFQSRRLANLWLLSLFCAALPTWAASNGAASGAAATTSNKNYDYYLSGSAGDATPPAATSPMWVLMGGGNDVDSAFQAMIAKAGGSATQKVDVVVIRTSGADGYNPYLLAMPGVDSVESFVIKNRTGADDPALNAIVAKADVLFIAGGDQSTYIKLWKGSRLDSTLKALRDRRVPFGGTSAGLAVLGDVDYSALNGSITSAQALSNPYDRTLTLDTGFIVGLSGLDGTLMDSHLVARDRMGRLATFLARMIQDGLMPLGRARGIGVDEGTAVVVDNRIARVHGSSHAYFVLPTLAPTTVQAKKPLAFSSLRVEKLSASSGSFDLGNWSSGTLQISPYFLSASGGSLTSSQSGGSAY